From a single Paraburkholderia largidicola genomic region:
- a CDS encoding DUF4242 domain-containing protein, with product MPRFMIERNFAEQLEVTGESAATVKRINDEEGVEWLFSFLSADKKKTYCLYEAPNADAIRAAARRANLPADVIIEVSDLRPEMFNQETGTDTSSYG from the coding sequence ATGCCGCGTTTTATGATTGAACGTAATTTTGCAGAACAGCTTGAGGTCACGGGCGAAAGTGCTGCAACTGTGAAGAGAATCAACGACGAGGAAGGCGTCGAGTGGCTCTTTTCGTTTCTCAGCGCGGATAAGAAGAAAACTTACTGCCTGTATGAGGCGCCCAACGCCGACGCCATCCGTGCCGCCGCACGTAGGGCTAATCTGCCAGCCGATGTGATCATCGAGGTAAGCGACCTGCGGCCGGAAATGTTTAACCAGGAGACGGGCACGGACACATCATCTTATGGCTGA
- a CDS encoding DUF1840 domain-containing protein produces the protein MMITFQSTASPDVVMLRDLAQYLLGLIGKRVGERGVIMHDELHGAIKRLESAITEEAAAERALEALHSSPGSTREPGNGLSQRAWPFLNMMREAAVHNADIIWGL, from the coding sequence ATGATGATCACATTTCAATCCACCGCATCACCTGACGTGGTAATGCTTCGGGATCTGGCGCAATACTTACTCGGTCTGATCGGCAAGCGGGTCGGTGAACGGGGCGTCATCATGCACGACGAACTGCATGGTGCAATCAAACGACTTGAATCTGCGATCACTGAGGAAGCGGCGGCCGAGCGCGCACTCGAAGCATTGCACAGTTCTCCGGGCAGTACACGCGAGCCAGGCAATGGGCTTTCGCAACGAGCGTGGCCGTTCCTTAATATGATGCGCGAAGCCGCCGTACACAATGCCGACATAATCTGGGGACTTTGA
- a CDS encoding universal stress protein → MHVLSVINDAAWMQGADVMSAVPVDTVSDSAKDVLEEGLQRLARQGINAFGHFAIGDPLDRIPFFAHDLKIDLIVVGHRRTRGLARWWGGKADGQLLDKVACSVLVAMGPEAG, encoded by the coding sequence GTGCACGTCCTTTCTGTCATCAACGACGCCGCATGGATGCAGGGTGCGGATGTCATGTCGGCTGTGCCGGTCGATACCGTCAGCGATTCTGCTAAAGATGTGCTTGAAGAAGGACTCCAGAGACTGGCAAGGCAAGGAATTAACGCGTTCGGGCATTTTGCGATCGGTGATCCACTGGACAGAATCCCTTTCTTCGCGCACGACCTGAAAATTGATCTGATCGTGGTTGGGCATCGTCGAACGCGAGGGCTTGCACGATGGTGGGGAGGCAAGGCGGATGGCCAGTTGCTGGACAAGGTCGCGTGCAGCGTGCTCGTGGCGATGGGTCCAGAGGCGGGTTAG